A stretch of Corallococcus macrosporus DNA encodes these proteins:
- a CDS encoding FAD-binding protein translates to MSETEAKAPVAPGLEAALAAWREAVGEAHVVVDPEALEAAQTATFATTQRIPAIVRPADTAQVQACLRIASAHRVPVYPVSAGRNWGYGSRVPSGDGSVLLDLGRMNRVVAHDEQLAYLTVEPGVTFRQAAAYLRERNSSNFITTIGGSPDASLVGNALERGDGRGPNSDVFQHVCALEVVLPTGEIIETGHARFPGSRAAPVFRWGLGPVLDGLFSQSSFGVVTRMTFWLARKQPWLREFVCAVNDDAQLWDFVDRLQALAMDGTLKGSFFFWNDIKAFSVTQQYPYAAVGRTPLPDWAREKFREGFGRWAISGTLTAPDAEFGALLEKRLARALEGAFRPLSFGPEVLDGDGGFQGVPSEANLAMTYWRKRTPQPEDPNPDRDRCGFIWCCVAVPFTGPEAKRATDIADRVPRLFGFEPNLALLAFSPRCLYLITALAYDRDAKGEDARAQACYRALTRELADAGYHLTRAGLQARGATPAVRDDSTEVRRRLKAALDPEGILAPGRSES, encoded by the coding sequence GTGAGCGAAACCGAAGCGAAGGCCCCGGTAGCGCCTGGCCTGGAGGCGGCCCTGGCCGCGTGGCGGGAGGCCGTGGGCGAGGCGCACGTCGTCGTGGATCCCGAAGCGCTGGAGGCCGCCCAGACGGCCACCTTCGCCACCACCCAGCGCATCCCCGCCATCGTGCGGCCCGCGGACACCGCGCAGGTGCAGGCGTGCCTGCGCATCGCGTCCGCGCACCGCGTGCCGGTGTACCCGGTGAGCGCCGGCCGCAACTGGGGCTACGGCTCGCGCGTGCCTTCGGGGGACGGCAGCGTGCTGCTGGACCTGGGGCGCATGAACCGCGTCGTCGCGCACGACGAACAACTGGCGTACCTCACCGTGGAGCCGGGCGTGACGTTCCGCCAGGCCGCCGCGTACCTGCGCGAGCGGAACTCCTCCAACTTCATCACCACCATCGGCGGCTCACCGGACGCGAGCCTCGTGGGCAACGCGCTGGAGCGCGGCGACGGACGCGGTCCCAACTCGGACGTCTTCCAGCACGTGTGCGCGCTGGAGGTCGTCCTGCCCACGGGCGAGATCATCGAGACGGGCCATGCGCGCTTCCCCGGCTCGCGCGCCGCGCCCGTGTTCCGCTGGGGCCTGGGCCCGGTGCTGGACGGCCTGTTCAGCCAGTCGTCCTTCGGCGTGGTGACGCGGATGACGTTCTGGCTCGCGCGCAAGCAGCCCTGGCTGCGCGAGTTCGTCTGCGCGGTGAACGACGACGCGCAGCTGTGGGACTTCGTGGACCGGCTCCAGGCGCTGGCCATGGACGGCACGCTCAAGGGCAGCTTCTTCTTCTGGAACGACATCAAGGCCTTCAGCGTCACCCAGCAGTACCCCTACGCCGCCGTGGGCCGCACGCCGCTGCCGGACTGGGCGCGCGAGAAGTTCCGCGAGGGCTTCGGCCGCTGGGCCATCAGCGGCACCCTCACCGCCCCGGACGCGGAGTTCGGCGCGCTCCTGGAGAAGCGGCTCGCGCGGGCGCTGGAGGGCGCCTTCCGCCCGCTGTCCTTCGGACCGGAGGTCCTGGACGGCGACGGCGGCTTCCAGGGCGTGCCCTCCGAGGCGAACCTCGCCATGACCTACTGGCGCAAGCGCACGCCCCAGCCCGAGGACCCGAACCCGGACCGGGACCGCTGCGGCTTCATCTGGTGCTGCGTCGCCGTCCCCTTCACCGGACCGGAGGCGAAGCGCGCCACGGACATCGCGGACCGCGTGCCCCGCCTCTTCGGCTTCGAGCCCAACCTGGCCCTCCTCGCCTTCTCCCCGCGCTGCCTCTACCTCATCACCGCGCTCGCCTATGACCGCGACGCGAAGGGCGAGGACGCCCGCGCCCAGGCCTGCTACCGCGCCCTCACCCGCGAGCTGGCGGACGCCGGGTACCACCTGACCCGAGCCGGACTCCAGGCCCGGGGCGCCACACCGGCCGTGCGGGACGACTCCACGGAGGTGCGCCGCAGGCTGAAGGCCGCGCTCGACCCCGAGGGAATCCTGGCTCCCGGGAGATCCGAGTCCTGA